In Helianthus annuus cultivar XRQ/B chromosome 8, HanXRQr2.0-SUNRISE, whole genome shotgun sequence, a single genomic region encodes these proteins:
- the LOC110870541 gene encoding uncharacterized protein LOC110870541, translating into MEVAKVMKNAQTSNVNQSGERHEESSAASTPVQREGMSERKNTIATMPLEGKGEYSKSKECTYKHFVSCKPQSFDGRKGALEAQDWFNRMESVLDICECDDRNKVRFAIHMFEAEALHWWNIVVRTEGKEKVKEMKWEEFIHKFLAKYCPPSETEQLEVEFFQLKMGNKTYREYVSHFNDISRLVSYLALTEEQLINRFNWGLPSEMRVFIKSKSPKTFAEIVEAGTVMAAEIILRQAESPAPKRKWEERKGDTRNNNFKRPKTFPQCQICKRFHTGECCFPCPNCKKTGHALQECKEKKKCFKCGDPNHMRYECPELKRNDRTQPNQPKGRAFVLTTEEAKTNTDVITGTYLVNGVYARVLFDTGANRSLVSTTFRPYLNQASQNLDHTFTVEMADGSQREIVDIVKNCKISLNNHVIPIDLMPMELGEFDIVKGMDWLTPYHAEVICDKSIV; encoded by the coding sequence ATGGAAGTGGCTAAGGTAATGAAGAATGCACAAACCAGTAATGTTAACCAATCTGGAGAACGACATGAAGAAAGCTCAGCAGCCTCCACGCCCGTACAAAGGGAAGGAATGAGCGAAAGGAAAAACACTATTGCAACCATGCCACTAGAAGGAAAAGGTGAATATTCCAAATCAAAAGAATGTACTTATAAGCACTTCGTGTCCTGTAAACCTCAGTCCTTTGATGGAAGAAAGGGAGCACTAGAAGCTCAAGACTGGttcaacagaatggagtcagtATTAGACATATGTGAGTGTGATGACCGCAACAAAGTACGGTTCGCCATACATATGTTTGAAGCTGAAGCCCTTCACTGGTGGAACATTGTGGTCCGAACAGAGGGAAAAGAAAAGGTTAAGGAGATGAAGTGGGAGGAGTTTATTCATAAGTTTCTTGCTAAGTATTGTCCTCCTAGTGAGACTGAGCAACTGGAAGTGGAATTCTTTCAGttaaaaatgggaaataaaacctaTCGAGAGTATGTTTCTCATTTCAATGACATATCTCGACTGGTTTCTTATTTAGCATTGACCGAGGAACAACTGATCAATAGGTTTAATTGGGGTTTACCCTCTGAAATGAGGGTGTTTATCAAATCCAAATCCCCCAAGACTTTTGCAGAAATTGTTGAGGCTGGCACCGTCATGGCTGCCGAGATTATTCTGCGGCAGGCTGAATCTCCGGCACCAAAAAGGAAGTGGGAAGAAAGAAAGGGGGACACCCGGAATAACAACTTTAAAAGGCCTAAAACATTTCCTCAATGTCAAATTTGCAAACGCTTTCATACGGGGGAATGTTGTTTTCCTTGTCCAAATTGTAAAAAGACGGGTCATGCTCTTCAAGAATGCAAGGAAAAGAAAaagtgtttcaaatgtggagacccTAACCACATGAGATATGAATGTCCTGAACTCAAAAGAAATGATAGGACACAACCAAATCAGCCAAAAGGGCGTGCATTTGTACTCACCACGGAAGAAGCCAAGACCAATACAGACGTTATCACGGGTACGTATCTCGTAAATGGTGTATATgcgcgtgtgttatttgataccggtgcaaATAGAAGTCTAGTGTCGACTACCTTTAGACCTTACTTGAATCAGGCGTCCCAAAACCTAGATCATACCTTTACAGTAGAAATGGCTGATGGAAGTCAAAGAGAGATAGTTGACATAGTTAAGAATTGTAAAATAAGCTTAAACAACCATGTTATCCCTATAGACCTAATGCCTATGGAACTTGGAGAATTCGACATAGTCAAAGGAATGGACTGGTTGACACCATATCATGCGGAAGTTATATGTGACAAAAGTATCGTCTGA